Sequence from the Elusimicrobiota bacterium genome:
TGCTGTAGTTTTCACAAAAATAACGTACCACTCTTTGTTCAAACTCTTTCCTAATATCAACTACGTAATGCGGGATATCAAGTTTCGCAGCAACGGCACGCGCGTCATCCATATCACGGAGTGAACAACACAACTTACTGCGTACCGCCCCGGCTGCACTACGTTCCTCCCCGCAATCCCATATCTTCATTGTGATCCCTGTTACTTTATACCCTTTTTGTTTTAACAATAATGCAGCAACCGACGAATCCACTCCTCCGGACATAGCGACGGCAACCTTAACTTTTGTATCTTGTATTTTCATATACATACATTATAGCAAATACTATAATTTTAGTGAGTACAGCGCTCAGTGCCGTGAATAACGACTTATTGTGGGTTTGCAGCAGCCTTTGATACTTTATCTGGATATTCATGAGATGACCGGTACCCAAGAAATTCGTAGCTTACCGCACCGAACTTACATACGTTCTTGCATTCAAGACAACGTAAACAATCATGGTGTTTAGGAGTTTCATATATTTTTAAGCCCATCGGGCATTTGCGGTAACACGCATTACATTTCGTACATTTATCATAGTCAACTTTTTGTTGGTACAAACTTATTGGATTAAAAATACCATAGAACGCTCCCAGCGGGCATAGTACACGGCAAAAAAACCGGTTTGTAAACAATACCAATGATAATATTACAACTAAAACTTCTAGTTTCCAGAAAAACAACATACCCGTTGCTGACCTTATATCAGGATTGATCAATGCCAGTGGAATCCCAGCTTCCAACGTCCCAGCAGGACAAAGGTATTTACAATACCATGGTGTGCCAATAACTTCAAACCCTTTTAAGTCCAGTCCAATAAACGGCAATAACACAACCATTATAAGCAGCACCCCGTACTTAACTTCTCTCATCCATACCGGTAACCGTATCTTGAATAATTTATTATTACCCATCAAATCCTGCAACCACCCAAACGGGCACACCCATCCGCACGGCATCCGCCCAACTGCCAACCCGATTATTCCGAGGTAACCTACGACATACCCGCCGAACTGATAAACATTATTCTTTAACCCATAACGTATATTTGCCAAAAAAAACTGTATCATTCCGACGGGACAACTCATCACTGCTGACGGGCAGGATAAGCAATGAAGGCTCGGGCCACATAAATGTTTTACCGGCCCCTGATAAATCCCATGGGTTTTAATAAACCCAAAACTTAAGTTTTGAATGACAAACGCGATGGATTGTATAACTGAACGGAAATACTTTTGTGGTATCACTACCCTATACCGATACAACTAAGGCATAGCAGCGTGGATTTATAAAATACATCACCTGGTTCTTTCAAAACTATACCCGTAACCAGCAACGCTGTAAATAATATTAATACAATAAGCTGAACTAAATTAAGTTTCATCCTAGAAAACAACAAATAATCCTAGACTGCTTCAACTGATTTTACTTCAGGAACTTTTTCTTTGAGTACCGCCTCAACACCCATTTTTAACGTCATCTGCGCCATTGGGCACGAACCGCACGCACCGGTAAGGCGTACTTTCACAACACCATCTTTTGTTATTTCAACTAGCTTAATATCCCCGCCGTCAGCCTGTAACCTCGGCCTGATTTCGTTAATCACTGCCTCAACCTTATTCTTCATAATTACCATCCCTGCCTCATCTCCAACTACCCAGTTTTTTTATTTCTATATACTAAACGACTCATTTTCTTTCGGTAAAAATATGTCAATACTCTTGCCGGCAGCATACTCTTTTGCTTTAATCAGCAGGTCATCCATAAATTTATCGTTATGCAACGGGTCGTAGTGATAGAGACACAACTTTTTAACTTTTGCATTAACCGCGAGGTCTATCACATCCTTATACTTAGAATGCCCCCACCCGCGTTTATTTTGATACTCTTCATCTGTAAACTGCGCGTCATGTATCAACAAATCCATGCCTTCGCAATACTCGATAAGTTTATTATCCGAATTCTTGTCAATCCCCAATTCGTTATCAGTAATATACCCGAATCTGGTTTCACCTTTTTGGATGATATACCCCATTGTTGTACCCGGATGCAGAAGATATACGGTCTTTACCTTATACCCCCCAATTTCATAATCACCCTGGATAAGCGATTCCATATCAATCTTTGCCTGTAAATATGAGATCGGCACTGGGAAAAATACACTGTCCATCTGCAACGCAAGTATATCCTTAAAACTTTTCTCCGGCTGGTCCGCACCGTAAAACTTTACCATATGCTTTGGGCTGTATAACGGCACAAAAAATGGTATGCCTTGTATATGGTCCCAATGCGGATGCGTGATTAGTATATAAAGATTATGCTTTGTCCCTGATTTCATAAGCTCTAACCCAAGCTCACGTATCCCGCTTCCCGCATCGAGTATCAACGCGCTGTCTTCATTATCCGAATCTATCATCACACAAGGAGTATTACCGCCATACTTAACATTATCTTTCCCCGGGGTCGGGATTGACCCACGCACACCGTAAAAGCTTATGTTGAACTTAGCATCAAGAAATCCCCTGATTTTTTCTACTACAACCTGTATATCCGTACTTTTATCAAGAAAACCATCTGCCCCGGCAAGCACCGCTTTCTCCTGGTCGGACACATAAAACTTTGCGCTATGGATAATGATCTTAATCTTACTGAGCTCTTGCCGTGATTTAATCTCGCGGCACAGTTTTAACCCATCGGTACCGGGAAGCATAATGTCGAGAATAATAACTTTAGGCCGTTGCTGTTCAACAACAGGAATAACATTATTCCCTTCATACAAACACGCAACTTTATAATTTATTCCGGTAAGAAATTCTTGCAACAACTGTGCGTATACCACATTATCTTCGACTATAAGTATATCAAGCTGCTGGCTCATTAATCCTGCCCCTTATTTTTTCCTTAACATATCCCTTAAGTATCGAAAAGTTTATTATACATAAAAATCTTGTTTTCAAACTATTTAATTGTTGATATAATTCCTATTCAGAACAAAAAGATGCATAGTGTATAAATTAATCTAAGGAGTATTTAGGATGTCTAAAGAAGCAAAAAATGTCTTGTTTTTAATTACCGTCTTTTTTTTGTCATTACAATGGCCGGTTATTAGTTTATTAAACCCGCAAACACATATAAAACACAATTGCACATACTGCCAACAGGTTATCATCCAGAAATCCGAAACTTCAGAATGCGCCACCTGCAGGCAGTTTTATCATGACACCTGCTGGAACAAGTACGGAAAGTGTTCCACCCCGAACTGCGCAAGCGAAAAAGTTGAACTCTCAAAAACACAAAAACTAATAAACGCCATGCTGCCAGGTATATGCATCTTCGCAGCAGCATTTTTACTTTCCTGGGCAGCCGAACTCGCGCAGTTTTATATCCCGAAATCACTGGCAATCGTTTTTCTTGCGCTTATCGCCATACTCCCTGAATACGCTGTGGACATGTACTTCGCATGGACTGCCGGGAAGGATCCTATGTATATACAATACGCTGCAGCGAATATGACAGGCGCAAACAGGTTACTCATAGGCTTGGGCTGGGCACTGGTCGTACTACTTTTCTGGGTTAAAACAAAGAAGAAAATGATAGTTCTCGGCAGCGAACACAAACTTGAAATCAATACATTACTAATAGCAACCATATATTCATTTACACTGCCATTAAAAGGGCATATTGAACTATCTGACACCGTCATACTAGTCGGTTTGTTTCTATACTACGCATATCAAGCATCCAAACTGGGCGTTGAAGAACCCGAGATTGAAGGCGGCCCGGTAGAACTATTATGCAGAGCACCTGAACCATGGAAAGCGGTCTTTACTATCGTACTTTTTGCAATTGCAGGCAGTGCAATTTTTATGTCCGCAGAACCCTTTGCTGAAGGATTACTTGACATCGGTGAAGCGATGAAGATTGACAAGTTCATTCTGGTACAATGGATAGCGCCGTTAGCATCAGAATCACCGGAACTCATAGTAGCCATACTCTTCGCCTTGAAAGCACAACCTGAACTGGGGTTACAGACACTTATTTCTTCAACGATCAATCAATGGACACTGCTGGTAGGTATGCTGCCGCTGATATATAACATATCACTTGGCCGGATAACACCTATGCTAATGGATGTCCGTCAGGTTGAAGAGTTATTACTAACATCCGCGCAGTCATTATACGCATTACTCGTTATCTCAAACTTTACATTCAGTGTGCTGGAAGGCGCGATTATGTTCATACTTTTTACAGTATCACTCGCGTTTCCATCTACAACTGTAAGGTTTGCAGCTTCAGGTGCGTATATCCTGATGGCAATATTTATCTTTCTTGCAAGAAAAAGACATAAACCTTTGAACTAACTAACGTTATAGTTATTATAAACGTTTTTATTTCTTAGCAGATACAAGGTTTTTGTATTCACTCAACAATTCTGAAGGCATATGATCCCCGAATTGCGTGAGAAACTTCTCGATATCCTTAACCTCATCACCCCATTCGGACAGGTTAACATCAAAAAGTTCAGTAAGTTTGTCTTTAGATACATTCAAACCTGTATTATCAAAACTGCTAAGTTCCGGCACAAATCCTGCCGGGGTTTGCACCGCACCGGAAGACGATGTTGACCGCTCTATTATCCATTTAAGCACGCGGATATTATCCCCGAACCCTGGCCACATAAACTTCCCGTTTTCATCAGTACGGAACCAGTTAACAGAATAAATCTTCGGCGGTTTTGTCAACCTTTTCCCTACGTCCAGCCAGTGACGGAAATACTCGCCCATATTGTATCCGCAGAACGGCAGCATTGCCATTGGATCACGACGTAGAACTCCAACTGCTGACGTTGCCGCTGCTGTAGTTTCAGAACCCATCCTTGCGCCAAGGAACACACCGTGCTGCCAGCTAAAACTTTCCAGCACCAATGGTATCAACTTAGACCTTCGTCCCCCAAAAATAATCGCAGAGATTGGTACGCCCTGAGGATTATCATATTCTTCTGATAACATCGGGCAGTTATAGATTGACGTTGTAAACCTTGAGTTTGGATGTGCAGCTTTTTTCCCGGAAGCCGCATCGTACGGCATACCCTGCCAGTCGGTAAGATTAGCCGGGCGTTCACCGTCAAGACCTTCCCACCACGGCGTATTTGTATCATTATCCACAGCTGTATTAGTGAACAATGTCGGAGAATACTTATCATTCTTCAGTGTACGAATCATATTAGGATTTGTTTTCATTGACGTCCCCGGTGCTACCCCAAAAAACCCTGCTTCCGGGTTTATAGCCCATAACCTGCCATCCGGCCCGACGTTCATCCAGGCAATATCATCACCTAAAGTCCAGACCTTATACCCCGGTAATGCCGGTTCAAGCATTGCGAGGTTAGTTTTTCCGCAAGCACTGGGTAATGCAGCGGTTACATACGTAACCTTACCATGCGGATCCTGGATTCCCATGATAACCATATGCTCCGCAAGCCATCCTTCATTCTTACCAAGACATGACGCTATACGCAAAGAAAAACATTTTTTCCCTAGTAATGCATTCCCGCCATAACCCGACCCAATACTCCATACAAGACTATCCTGCGGGAAATGCATGATAAACCTTTTTTTGTCATCAAGATCACCTATTGAATGCAACCCTTTAACAAACTTATCCGTATTACCGATTTTATCAAGCACTTTTTTTGATAACCTTGTCATAATACGCATACTTACTGCTACATATACAGAATCCGTCACCTGTACACACGCTTTTGCGTATGGCGAGTCCGGATGTCCCATCATATAAGGCAATACATACATCGTCCGTCCGCGCATAATTCCGTCAGTAAGTTTTGTAAGTAACGCCTTCGCTTCTGCAGGGTCCATCCAGTTATTATTCGGCCCGGCAGCGTCTTTTGTAGGATGGCACACAAAAGTCAGGTGTTCAGTCCTCGCAACATCATTTGGATGGCTTTGATGGAAATACGCATTCGGCCAGATTTTATGGTTAAGCTTCCTGAAGACAGGATTATTATTCAACTTCTCTTCTTCCAGCCCAATACGTATCAATTCACGGGTTTGCTCATCTGATCCATCGAACCAAAACACTTTCTCCGGTTTTGTAAGTTTCGCAACTTCTTCTACCCAGCGTTCAACTAATGTAGGCATTAATTTGTTACTCCTTTACTACTCAAAA
This genomic interval carries:
- a CDS encoding sodium:calcium antiporter, encoding MSKEAKNVLFLITVFFLSLQWPVISLLNPQTHIKHNCTYCQQVIIQKSETSECATCRQFYHDTCWNKYGKCSTPNCASEKVELSKTQKLINAMLPGICIFAAAFLLSWAAELAQFYIPKSLAIVFLALIAILPEYAVDMYFAWTAGKDPMYIQYAAANMTGANRLLIGLGWALVVLLFWVKTKKKMIVLGSEHKLEINTLLIATIYSFTLPLKGHIELSDTVILVGLFLYYAYQASKLGVEEPEIEGGPVELLCRAPEPWKAVFTIVLFAIAGSAIFMSAEPFAEGLLDIGEAMKIDKFILVQWIAPLASESPELIVAILFALKAQPELGLQTLISSTINQWTLLVGMLPLIYNISLGRITPMLMDVRQVEELLLTSAQSLYALLVISNFTFSVLEGAIMFILFTVSLAFPSTTVRFAASGAYILMAIFIFLARKRHKPLN
- a CDS encoding response regulator — translated: MSQQLDILIVEDNVVYAQLLQEFLTGINYKVACLYEGNNVIPVVEQQRPKVIILDIMLPGTDGLKLCREIKSRQELSKIKIIIHSAKFYVSDQEKAVLAGADGFLDKSTDIQVVVEKIRGFLDAKFNISFYGVRGSIPTPGKDNVKYGGNTPCVMIDSDNEDSALILDAGSGIRELGLELMKSGTKHNLYILITHPHWDHIQGIPFFVPLYSPKHMVKFYGADQPEKSFKDILALQMDSVFFPVPISYLQAKIDMESLIQGDYEIGGYKVKTVYLLHPGTTMGYIIQKGETRFGYITDNELGIDKNSDNKLIEYCEGMDLLIHDAQFTDEEYQNKRGWGHSKYKDVIDLAVNAKVKKLCLYHYDPLHNDKFMDDLLIKAKEYAAGKSIDIFLPKENESFSI
- a CDS encoding phosphoenolpyruvate carboxykinase (GTP), which gives rise to MPTLVERWVEEVAKLTKPEKVFWFDGSDEQTRELIRIGLEEEKLNNNPVFRKLNHKIWPNAYFHQSHPNDVARTEHLTFVCHPTKDAAGPNNNWMDPAEAKALLTKLTDGIMRGRTMYVLPYMMGHPDSPYAKACVQVTDSVYVAVSMRIMTRLSKKVLDKIGNTDKFVKGLHSIGDLDDKKRFIMHFPQDSLVWSIGSGYGGNALLGKKCFSLRIASCLGKNEGWLAEHMVIMGIQDPHGKVTYVTAALPSACGKTNLAMLEPALPGYKVWTLGDDIAWMNVGPDGRLWAINPEAGFFGVAPGTSMKTNPNMIRTLKNDKYSPTLFTNTAVDNDTNTPWWEGLDGERPANLTDWQGMPYDAASGKKAAHPNSRFTTSIYNCPMLSEEYDNPQGVPISAIIFGGRRSKLIPLVLESFSWQHGVFLGARMGSETTAAATSAVGVLRRDPMAMLPFCGYNMGEYFRHWLDVGKRLTKPPKIYSVNWFRTDENGKFMWPGFGDNIRVLKWIIERSTSSSGAVQTPAGFVPELSSFDNTGLNVSKDKLTELFDVNLSEWGDEVKDIEKFLTQFGDHMPSELLSEYKNLVSAKK
- a CDS encoding 4Fe-4S binding protein, coding for MIPQKYFRSVIQSIAFVIQNLSFGFIKTHGIYQGPVKHLCGPSLHCLSCPSAVMSCPVGMIQFFLANIRYGLKNNVYQFGGYVVGYLGIIGLAVGRMPCGWVCPFGWLQDLMGNNKLFKIRLPVWMREVKYGVLLIMVVLLPFIGLDLKGFEVIGTPWYCKYLCPAGTLEAGIPLALINPDIRSATGMLFFWKLEVLVVILSLVLFTNRFFCRVLCPLGAFYGIFNPISLYQQKVDYDKCTKCNACYRKCPMGLKIYETPKHHDCLRCLECKNVCKFGAVSYEFLGYRSSHEYPDKVSKAAANPQ
- a CDS encoding asparagine synthase-related protein, with the protein product MKIQDTKVKVAVAMSGGVDSSVAALLLKQKGYKVTGITMKIWDCGEERSAAGAVRSKLCCSLRDMDDARAVAAKLDIPHYVVDIRKEFEQRVVRYFCENYS
- a CDS encoding NifU family protein, which translates into the protein MKNKVEAVINEIRPRLQADGGDIKLVEITKDGVVKVRLTGACGSCPMAQMTLKMGVEAVLKEKVPEVKSVEAV